The proteins below come from a single Verrucomicrobiota bacterium genomic window:
- a CDS encoding hydrogenase iron-sulfur subunit, with protein MSGRYVPNIVGFFCNWCSYTAADLAGVSRRHYPPTLRIIRVMCSSRVDPHMVVTAFLGGADAVLVGGCHPGDCHYVTGNYRTRRRFALLQSMFETLGLDTERIKLSWIAASEGNRVGQVVASLTEAIERLGPNPTREAMFL; from the coding sequence GTGAGCGGCAGATATGTTCCCAACATCGTGGGCTTTTTCTGCAACTGGTGTTCGTACACGGCCGCCGACCTCGCCGGTGTGAGCCGCAGACACTACCCGCCGACGCTCAGAATCATCCGGGTCATGTGCTCGAGCCGTGTCGATCCGCACATGGTGGTGACCGCCTTTCTCGGCGGAGCCGATGCCGTGCTTGTCGGCGGGTGCCACCCGGGCGACTGCCACTATGTTACCGGCAACTACCGCACGCGGCGGCGGTTCGCCCTGCTCCAGAGCATGTTCGAAACGCTCGGCCTCGACACCGAGCGCATCAAGTTATCGTGGATTGCAGCCTCCGAGGGTAACCGCGTGGGCCAGGTTGTCGCCAGCCTGACCGAGGCGATCGAGCGACTCGGCCCAAACCCCACCCGCGAAGCCATGTTCCTGTAA